A stretch of the Lolium perenne isolate Kyuss_39 chromosome 3, Kyuss_2.0, whole genome shotgun sequence genome encodes the following:
- the LOC127343499 gene encoding membrane protein PM19L, with translation MANAGLKPVAGMLLVLNFCMYLIVAAVGGWAINHAINNGFFIDSGLALPAHFSPIYFPMGNAATGFFVIFAVISSVVGMAAALAGFHHVRAWSHESLPAAASSAFIAWTLTLLAMGLAVKEIDLHGRNARLITMEAFTIILSGTQLFYILAIHGGR, from the exons ATGGCGAACGCTGGGCTGAAGCCGGTGGCCGGCATGCTCCTGGTGCTCAACTTCTGCATGTACCTCATCGTCGCCGCGGTCGGGGGCTGGGCCATCAACCACGCCATCAACAACGGCTTCTTCATAG ATTCCGGGCTGGCGCTGCCGGCGCACTTCTCCCCGATCTACTTCCCGATGGGAAATGCGGCGACCGGGTTCTTCGTCATCTTCGCGGTGATCTCCAGCGTGGTTGGCATGGCGGCGGCGCTTGCTGGGTTCCACCATGTCAGGGCGTGGAGCCACGAGAGCCTGCCGGCGGCGGCCTCCTCCGCGTTCATTGCCTGGACGCTCACACTGCTTGCCATGGG ACTGGCCGTCAAGGAGATTGACCTGCACGGCAGGAATGCTAGACTG ATAACCATGGAGGCTTTCACCATCATACTCTCGGGGACGCAGCTCTTCTACATACTCGCTATCCACGGAGGGAGGTGA